The nucleotide sequence ATCTAGATATTGGTGTGAAGCCGCAGAAGAGTGAGAGGCTGCATGTGACACAAAAAGTCGCGCTGGCCCAGGCCCTTGAAGATCTTTTTTCTGTTTCGAGGGTGGATCTTGTGGTTCTACCTGAAGCAGATCCCTTTGTCGCAGCCAATATTATCAGAGGCGAAAGGCTCTATGCTCAGGATGAATATCTAGCAGATGAGTACGACCTCTACATTCTGAGAAGGGCTGGAGATCTAGCTCCACTGGAAAGAGAAAGAATGGCCCTCATCCTTGGGGAAGACGAATGAGCCCATCTAAAGTATCAAAAAGAGTGGTCTCGGACCGCTACCAGTGGATTGATCGAATGATTAAGGAAATCAAATCGCTGCCACTCGATAGCTATGACGCCTTCACAGCAGACAAGAGAAATGTCTGGTCAGCGGAATCCTGCCTGAGGCGAGCACTTGAGGCGCTCATGGACCTTGGAAGGCATATCCTGGCCAAAGGGTTCGGCAGGGGTGTAAGTGAATACAGGGAGATTGCCTCCGGGTTGGAAGATGAAAGAATCCTTTCTGCTGAAAAAGGCAAACGGATGAAGATGCTGGCAGGCTACCGGAACCGGATGGTGCACTTTTATCATGAGATGTCAGATAGAGAGCTTTACCAAATATGCTCTTCTCAACTTGATGATATCAAAGATATTGCAACAGAGATTTCCAGATGGCTCAAGAATCATCCAGAGATTATGGACGACACCCTTTAGGTGGGCGGGGACGCGCCTATCTCACTCTGTCATTGGCAAGTGTTCAGCATTCACCGTCGGCACAAGCTTCATTCCCAGCTTCCGGGCCGCCAGCAGGCGACCTTCGCCGGCTCCAATGGTGTTGCCTTTCTCGACGATAGGCACCAGGAAGCCGAAGTTCTTGATGAGGTGCGCCAGG is from Deltaproteobacteria bacterium and encodes:
- a CDS encoding DUF86 domain-containing protein → MSPSKVSKRVVSDRYQWIDRMIKEIKSLPLDSYDAFTADKRNVWSAESCLRRALEALMDLGRHILAKGFGRGVSEYREIASGLEDERILSAEKGKRMKMLAGYRNRMVHFYHEMSDRELYQICSSQLDDIKDIATEISRWLKNHPEIMDDTL